From the genome of Candidatus Electrothrix communis, one region includes:
- a CDS encoding AarF/ABC1/UbiB kinase family protein, with the protein MVSIRRLGAINRTYRHLTRYRQILRILFKYGFHDLVDYLHLDHYLETGLQMISRKPREQIFRYSRPERLRMGLEELGPTFIKLGQLLSTRPDFAPPDYLDELRKLQDNVPPFSYQEVQQIFQEDQGKDPTEIFTDFSTTPLAAASIGQVHLARIPSDSLKSTTLSRKNKEASKRDVVVKVQRPGLENIIAVDLEILAQIATLMEDHFEEVQGHQPTAIVEEFALSLSREIDFTIELANIHHFSSLLSDNPTIYVPEVFPELSTERILVMERVNGIKASHVSELKKQGYDLGLIAERGANLVMEQIFVHGFFHADPHPGNLFVLPENKICFIDFGQMGRLLLKDRENFTDFLISITSGNESEAVNGILKMTVHKGEADRDRLALDISELVGRYMHLPIGELEVEKIHFELLKLLSKHKLFLKPNLYLMFKALATVEGVGTMLAPEIELLALAKPFMKKIKLDRVHPRRLVDDLSTTGYQYLSLIRDLPGETRTILTQLRQGKIKMEFKHRGLLPLERALYRISNRIAFAIVLAAQIVGSSLIVLSGIKPRWHGIPVIGLAGFLLAGIMGFWLLISILRRGKL; encoded by the coding sequence ATGGTCAGCATCAGGCGACTCGGTGCCATTAACCGCACCTACCGACACCTTACCCGATACCGGCAAATCCTACGGATCCTGTTTAAATACGGTTTTCATGATCTGGTCGATTATTTACATCTCGATCATTACCTAGAAACCGGTCTGCAGATGATCAGCCGCAAACCCCGTGAGCAGATATTCCGCTATTCCCGGCCGGAACGTCTGCGCATGGGATTGGAAGAATTGGGCCCTACCTTTATCAAACTTGGCCAGTTACTCTCAACCCGTCCTGATTTCGCACCACCTGATTATCTTGATGAATTAAGGAAACTTCAGGATAATGTGCCCCCCTTTTCCTATCAGGAAGTACAACAGATTTTCCAGGAAGATCAAGGGAAGGATCCCACGGAAATCTTCACCGATTTTTCTACCACTCCTTTAGCTGCCGCCTCTATCGGACAGGTTCACCTTGCCCGCATTCCTTCGGATTCTCTCAAGAGCACAACGCTTTCCCGGAAAAACAAAGAAGCTTCGAAGCGCGATGTGGTGGTTAAGGTTCAGCGACCGGGCCTGGAAAATATCATTGCGGTCGACCTGGAAATTCTGGCTCAGATCGCCACGCTGATGGAAGATCATTTTGAGGAGGTTCAGGGGCATCAGCCCACGGCTATTGTGGAGGAATTCGCCCTCAGTCTTTCCAGAGAGATTGACTTCACAATCGAGCTTGCCAATATCCATCATTTCTCCAGCTTGTTATCTGACAATCCAACCATATATGTACCTGAAGTCTTCCCGGAGCTGTCTACGGAACGAATTCTGGTTATGGAGCGGGTAAACGGCATCAAGGCCTCTCATGTTTCTGAACTGAAAAAGCAGGGATACGATCTGGGCCTGATTGCCGAACGAGGTGCTAATCTCGTGATGGAACAAATTTTTGTTCATGGCTTTTTCCACGCTGATCCACACCCAGGGAACCTTTTTGTTTTACCGGAAAATAAAATCTGCTTCATTGATTTTGGCCAGATGGGCAGACTGCTTTTAAAGGACAGGGAAAATTTCACCGACTTTCTCATCAGTATTACCTCAGGCAATGAAAGCGAAGCAGTCAACGGCATCCTCAAAATGACTGTGCATAAAGGAGAGGCGGATCGCGACAGGCTGGCCTTGGATATTAGTGAGCTCGTGGGCCGTTACATGCATCTGCCCATCGGAGAGTTGGAGGTGGAAAAAATACACTTTGAACTGCTGAAGCTCCTGAGCAAACACAAGCTTTTTTTAAAACCAAATCTCTACCTGATGTTTAAGGCCTTGGCAACCGTGGAGGGGGTCGGAACGATGCTTGCCCCGGAGATTGAGCTTCTGGCTTTAGCCAAGCCTTTTATGAAAAAAATCAAACTGGACAGGGTGCATCCTCGCCGCTTGGTTGATGATCTTTCCACAACCGGTTACCAGTACCTCAGCCTGATCCGTGATCTTCCCGGTGAAACCCGCACTATCCTTACCCAGCTTCGCCAGGGAAAAATAAAAATGGAGTTCAAACATAGGGGGCTGCTCCCGCTGGAACGGGCTCTTTACCGGATTTCCAATCGGATTGCCTTTGCCATTGTTCTTGCCGCCCAGATTGTCGGATCCTCCCTAATTGTCCTTTCCGGCATCAAACCGCGTTGGCACGGCATTCCTGTTATAGGCCTGGCTGGCTTTCTTCTTGCCGGAATAATGGGTTTCTGGCTGCTCATTTCTATTCTTCGGCGCGGTAAGCTATGA
- a CDS encoding RNase adapter RapZ has translation MPPKKRRGEGYQSFAMKITLFSFGFKHGYPEANIVWDVRFLPNPYWVEDLREHTGLEEQVSAYALDNATGREFIEQLASLVSFTVRKHKAGRQEELRCAIGCTGGRHRSVAVTEFLRGLLSECLDSKDELIVYHRDIEKR, from the coding sequence CTGCCCCCCAAAAAAAGAAGGGGGGAGGGATACCAGAGCTTCGCTATGAAAATCACCCTTTTTTCCTTTGGCTTTAAACACGGATATCCTGAAGCCAACATCGTCTGGGATGTCCGTTTTCTTCCTAACCCGTATTGGGTGGAGGACCTGCGGGAACATACCGGCCTAGAAGAGCAGGTTTCTGCCTATGCCCTGGACAATGCAACAGGTCGGGAGTTTATTGAACAGCTTGCCTCGCTGGTTTCCTTTACTGTGCGTAAACATAAGGCAGGGAGACAGGAGGAACTTCGTTGTGCCATAGGCTGCACCGGCGGTCGCCACCGTTCTGTTGCCGTGACCGAATTCCTGCGCGGCCTCCTGTCTGAATGTCTTGACAGCAAGGACGAGCTGATTGTGTACCATAGGGATATTGAGAAAAGGTAG
- a CDS encoding chloride channel protein, with amino-acid sequence MYSKLKGFIPGENTAVIITAAVIGLLAGCVIIVFHEAVELVHTYIFVQGSELLRIDEGGWRRLLLPLIPMAGMILLIPLAWMWPGKVNGYGFTKFLRRVNLENGVINARNIFIKIAATAITIGSGNSAGVEGPTAQIGGALGSQFGQRLRVSGARMKVYIAAGSAGAIAGIFNAPLAGIFFAAEIILLGTYKISSFSALVVASAMSTVVSRAYYGKIPAFPIPDYHMVNPLVEIPLYAVMAVLIGLLAVVHIRFFYFVRDWFRELSLPEHAKPIIGAFLVGSIGIVFPQVMGDGYEYIEQVLAGDGIVWVMLALIALKSVATAITLGSGGAGGVFAPALFIGAVIGGAFGGVVHAFLPNLTATPGAYATIGIGAFLAASTHAPMTAIFLLVEMTGNYMIIVPVMLTAIVGTVTANKFYSDSIDTVDFTREGINIHEGREVAILRSIRVGKAISEDVDFISETANINNLLDLFAIAKDSLYFPVVDHEGKMVGVVSMQDVKTILHDEAKRCCHLVGAICSRDVITLTPDHNLFEAMQLFDVKGIEEIPVVESMEEQWVVGKLKRRDVISVYNHEVLKRGISEKAEDIRLLCSSS; translated from the coding sequence ATGTATAGTAAATTAAAAGGCTTTATACCAGGTGAAAATACAGCTGTCATTATTACCGCTGCTGTTATCGGTCTCTTGGCCGGTTGTGTGATTATTGTTTTTCACGAGGCGGTAGAACTGGTTCATACATATATTTTTGTGCAGGGCTCAGAGCTCCTGCGCATTGACGAAGGAGGCTGGCGTAGACTGCTCCTTCCTCTGATCCCTATGGCCGGTATGATTTTGCTTATTCCTCTTGCCTGGATGTGGCCGGGAAAGGTTAACGGGTACGGCTTTACTAAATTTCTCCGCCGGGTTAACCTGGAGAACGGAGTCATTAATGCCCGCAATATTTTCATTAAAATAGCTGCAACAGCCATCACCATCGGTTCTGGAAACTCAGCCGGTGTGGAAGGACCGACCGCACAGATCGGCGGGGCGCTTGGGTCCCAGTTTGGACAGAGACTCAGGGTCTCTGGAGCTCGAATGAAGGTCTATATCGCTGCCGGTAGTGCCGGTGCTATTGCAGGCATCTTTAACGCTCCCTTAGCTGGTATTTTTTTTGCCGCAGAAATCATCCTGCTCGGCACCTATAAGATCTCTTCTTTTTCCGCCCTGGTGGTTGCCTCAGCCATGTCCACAGTGGTTTCCCGTGCCTATTACGGCAAGATACCCGCCTTCCCCATCCCGGACTATCATATGGTCAACCCGCTGGTAGAGATCCCTCTGTACGCGGTCATGGCCGTACTGATCGGCCTGCTTGCTGTCGTGCATATCCGTTTTTTTTATTTTGTCCGGGACTGGTTCCGCGAACTCTCTCTTCCAGAGCACGCTAAACCCATTATCGGCGCCTTTCTGGTGGGTAGTATCGGCATAGTTTTCCCCCAGGTTATGGGAGACGGCTATGAATACATTGAACAAGTCCTGGCCGGTGACGGGATCGTCTGGGTCATGCTGGCTCTGATCGCTTTAAAATCAGTGGCCACAGCCATAACCCTCGGATCCGGCGGAGCTGGCGGTGTGTTCGCCCCGGCCCTCTTTATCGGCGCGGTGATCGGCGGAGCCTTCGGTGGTGTTGTCCATGCATTCCTGCCCAATCTGACCGCCACACCAGGGGCTTATGCCACTATTGGCATCGGAGCTTTCCTGGCCGCCTCAACCCATGCCCCCATGACAGCTATCTTCCTGCTCGTCGAAATGACAGGAAATTATATGATTATCGTCCCGGTTATGCTGACTGCCATTGTAGGCACGGTGACAGCCAATAAATTCTACAGTGACTCTATAGACACTGTGGATTTCACCCGCGAAGGGATCAATATCCATGAAGGGCGAGAGGTGGCTATCCTCAGATCCATTCGAGTAGGCAAGGCGATCAGTGAGGATGTTGATTTTATCAGCGAAACTGCTAATATTAACAATCTTTTGGATCTCTTTGCCATTGCCAAGGACTCTCTCTACTTTCCCGTGGTCGATCATGAAGGCAAGATGGTCGGTGTCGTATCCATGCAAGATGTGAAAACAATTCTCCATGATGAAGCAAAACGCTGCTGCCATCTGGTCGGTGCTATTTGTAGCCGCGATGTGATCACCCTAACACCGGATCACAATCTATTTGAAGCGATGCAGCTTTTTGATGTCAAAGGCATTGAGGAAATCCCGGTAGTGGAAAGTATGGAGGAACAATGGGTTGTTGGAAAGCTCAAGCGAAGAGACGTGATTTCTGTGTACAATCATGAAGTACTGAAACGAGGAATCAGCGAAAAGGCTGAGGATATCCGCCTGCTCTGTTCATCATCATAA